Proteins from one bacterium genomic window:
- a CDS encoding efflux RND transporter periplasmic adaptor subunit, which translates to MNKSVPVLGICVLFLIGGCKNGNEQAFTGSGTFEATKVLVSSQSAGELKGVFFEEGDLVAKDKTLAETDVENLRLQRNVTAASLDELEWNTKTSDREIAAATEQVTQASATLDNTRRTRDRLASLFEQGAATRETLDKAETELTVAASRLKAAENQLAGFKAKKETIKAGMERVNASLKLLDYQIEKGTVVTPLDGVIIEKYVEQGELANPGTPICSIADLSSMWLTIYVSEPMLGLIKIGSKAKLRIDSHPDRTFDGTVTWISEEAEFTPKNVQTKESRVELVYAVKITVDNSAGIFKIGMPADAYIEGL; encoded by the coding sequence ATGAATAAAAGCGTTCCTGTTCTTGGAATATGTGTGCTTTTTTTAATAGGCGGCTGCAAAAACGGAAACGAGCAGGCATTCACCGGATCGGGGACATTCGAGGCAACCAAAGTGCTCGTGAGCTCTCAGTCGGCTGGTGAACTTAAAGGTGTATTCTTCGAGGAAGGGGATCTTGTCGCCAAAGACAAAACCCTTGCGGAGACAGATGTGGAAAACCTCCGGCTCCAGCGCAATGTAACCGCCGCGAGCCTCGATGAACTCGAATGGAATACGAAAACATCCGATCGTGAAATTGCCGCGGCTACGGAGCAGGTTACCCAGGCTTCGGCGACGCTCGATAACACACGTAGAACACGCGACCGTCTCGCCAGTCTTTTCGAGCAGGGAGCAGCAACCCGTGAAACTCTCGATAAAGCCGAGACCGAGCTTACGGTTGCTGCATCACGGCTTAAAGCTGCGGAAAACCAACTTGCCGGATTCAAGGCCAAAAAGGAAACTATTAAAGCGGGCATGGAAAGAGTCAATGCCAGCCTCAAGCTCCTCGATTATCAGATAGAAAAAGGAACGGTCGTCACCCCCCTGGATGGTGTCATTATCGAAAAATATGTGGAACAGGGAGAGCTGGCCAATCCGGGAACACCGATCTGCTCGATTGCCGACCTGTCCTCGATGTGGCTTACCATCTATGTGAGCGAGCCGATGCTCGGATTGATAAAGATCGGTTCAAAAGCGAAGCTCCGGATAGACTCCCACCCCGATAGAACCTTCGACGGCACCGTGACATGGATATCGGAGGAAGCGGAATTCACCCCGAAAAACGTACAGACAAAAGAGTCGAGGGTTGAGCTCGTATATGCCGTCAAGATAACCGTGGACAACAGCGCCGGGATATTCAAGATCGGCATGCCCGCCGATGCCTATATTGAGGGATTGTGA
- a CDS encoding ABC transporter ATP-binding protein, giving the protein MVAVTVESLVKTYGTITALQNLSFAVQEASMYGIIGPDGAGKTTFMRIASCLLFQSSGTVTVGGFDTLTGATKVKRIIGYMPQRFSLYQDLSVWENLVFFADLFGVSGNERRRRIDELLSFSRLGPFVKRRAGQLSGGMKQKLALSCTLIHKPEVLFLDEPTTGVDPVSRREFWEILASLKSSGTTIIVSTPYMDEAARCDRVGLILGGVLIREGTPDSFPAHFKNELLAVRGADIVRMTRKLVFPDIVLDVSTFGDRMHLTVGDAEAAIPVIVEFLKERSITNVTVERIEPSIEDVFVEHMVIHGK; this is encoded by the coding sequence ATGGTTGCCGTAACGGTTGAATCCCTTGTCAAGACCTACGGGACAATCACCGCGCTCCAAAATCTGTCGTTTGCCGTACAAGAGGCTTCAATGTACGGTATTATCGGTCCGGACGGCGCCGGTAAAACCACTTTCATGCGCATTGCTTCCTGCCTGCTTTTCCAGAGCTCCGGAACAGTGACAGTCGGCGGATTCGACACGCTCACCGGAGCAACGAAGGTAAAACGGATCATCGGCTACATGCCCCAGCGTTTCAGCCTTTACCAGGACCTCAGCGTATGGGAAAATCTCGTCTTCTTCGCCGATCTGTTCGGCGTTTCCGGGAATGAGCGCCGCAGACGTATCGATGAGCTTCTTTCGTTCTCACGGCTGGGGCCGTTTGTCAAAAGGCGGGCAGGACAGCTCTCCGGCGGCATGAAACAGAAGCTTGCCCTGTCGTGCACACTCATCCACAAACCGGAAGTCCTTTTCCTCGACGAGCCTACGACGGGAGTCGATCCGGTGTCGCGACGTGAGTTCTGGGAAATTCTGGCAAGCCTTAAAAGCTCGGGAACCACTATTATCGTATCGACACCTTACATGGACGAGGCGGCGCGCTGCGACCGTGTCGGGCTCATTCTCGGCGGCGTTCTCATCCGGGAGGGAACGCCCGATTCATTCCCTGCCCACTTCAAAAACGAGTTGCTCGCGGTGCGCGGTGCGGATATCGTGCGGATGACAAGAAAGCTCGTTTTCCCCGATATCGTGCTCGATGTCAGTACGTTCGGTGACCGCATGCACCTGACAGTCGGAGATGCCGAAGCTGCGATCCCGGTTATCGTTGAATTTCTGAAAGAGCGCTCGATTACGAACGTGACGGTCGAGCGTATCGAACCTTCGATTGAAGATGTATTTGTGGAGCACATGGTGATACATGGGAAATGA
- a CDS encoding ATP-binding cassette domain-containing protein, with protein sequence MGNDYVIEAYELTRKFGRFTAVDSVTFTVEKGEVFGFLGANGAGKSTTIRMLTGILTPSGGRGTVAGFDILREQENIRRHIGYMSQKFSLYEDLTVEENLAFYGGVYGMSSNEMSKAREQLYDRLGISISLSRRLVSSIPLGWKQRTSLACAIQHNPRVLFLDEPTGGVDPVSRRAFWDIIYDLSEMGVTVFVTTHYMDEAEYCGRISIMHAGRILSIGSPDDLKQQFGKKTIEDIFVYLVRNAGE encoded by the coding sequence ATGGGAAATGACTACGTTATAGAAGCTTACGAGCTCACGAGGAAATTCGGCAGGTTCACCGCTGTGGACAGTGTCACCTTTACCGTCGAAAAGGGCGAAGTATTCGGTTTTCTTGGAGCAAACGGCGCAGGGAAGTCCACAACAATACGCATGCTGACCGGGATACTCACTCCCTCCGGCGGCAGGGGAACCGTCGCAGGATTCGACATCCTCCGCGAGCAGGAAAATATACGCCGTCATATCGGATATATGTCCCAGAAATTCAGCCTCTATGAGGATCTCACGGTCGAGGAAAACCTCGCTTTTTACGGCGGCGTGTACGGCATGTCATCGAATGAGATGAGCAAAGCGAGGGAACAGCTCTACGACCGTCTCGGGATTTCCATATCGCTGAGCAGACGGCTCGTATCGTCCATTCCCCTCGGGTGGAAGCAGCGGACATCCCTTGCATGCGCGATCCAGCACAATCCACGGGTTCTCTTTCTCGATGAGCCGACAGGCGGGGTCGATCCGGTCAGCCGCAGGGCCTTCTGGGATATCATCTATGACCTTTCTGAAATGGGCGTGACCGTGTTCGTAACCACCCATTACATGGACGAGGCGGAATACTGCGGCCGTATTTCGATCATGCATGCCGGAAGAATCCTCTCCATAGGGAGCCCGGATGACCTCAAACAGCAGTTCGGAAAGAAAACCATCGAGGATATATTCGTTTATCTCGTGCGGAATGCCGGAGAATAA
- a CDS encoding ABC transporter permease translates to MFRRIRAIIIKEFYHIVRDPRSLAIIFAMPVLMVLLYGHALNMDITNIAIGVIDYDHSDESRALLRDFTSSKYFDIRYHLRDRDEIEALMRKGEIKAAVVIPKGFGNDRATKTEAHVQLIVDGSDPTFGNASLNYANALLTMYSLKNSPSAGAGRELSVLPIDLQERFLYNPDLKGANFIIPGLVAVILMMVCALLTSITISREKETGTMAILLVSPVRPLEIIVGKVIPYVLLSIVDAVFILVFAKLVFDIPLHGDLVLLVGLSVLFIYCALGIGLFISSVAPSQQVAMMAALVATILPSIMLSGFIFPIFSMPAPIRMLSSIVPAKYYMIIIRGILLKSSTFDILKNQALFLALLGTFFLLIATVRFKTRTNS, encoded by the coding sequence ATGTTCAGAAGAATCAGGGCGATCATCATCAAGGAATTCTACCATATTGTCCGTGATCCGCGCTCTCTGGCAATCATTTTTGCCATGCCGGTGCTCATGGTTCTGCTCTACGGGCATGCGCTCAACATGGACATCACCAATATCGCCATAGGGGTGATCGATTATGATCACAGTGACGAGTCACGGGCGCTCCTCAGGGATTTCACTTCTTCAAAATACTTCGATATCAGATATCATTTACGGGACCGGGATGAAATCGAAGCCCTCATGCGTAAAGGTGAAATTAAAGCGGCAGTCGTCATTCCCAAAGGTTTTGGCAATGACCGCGCCACAAAAACCGAAGCCCATGTTCAGCTTATTGTGGATGGTTCCGATCCCACGTTCGGGAACGCATCGCTCAACTATGCGAACGCGCTCCTCACCATGTATTCCCTGAAAAATTCCCCGTCAGCAGGGGCAGGCCGCGAACTGTCCGTACTCCCGATCGACCTGCAGGAGCGGTTCCTCTACAATCCCGATCTCAAGGGCGCGAATTTTATTATCCCGGGTCTCGTTGCGGTTATTCTCATGATGGTGTGCGCGCTTCTCACTTCGATTACGATATCACGCGAAAAAGAGACGGGGACAATGGCAATACTGCTTGTGTCACCGGTGAGGCCATTGGAAATCATTGTCGGTAAAGTAATACCCTATGTCTTATTATCGATAGTGGATGCGGTGTTCATCCTCGTGTTCGCAAAGCTTGTGTTCGACATTCCGCTCCATGGGGACCTCGTTCTTCTGGTGGGGCTCAGCGTTCTTTTTATCTACTGTGCGCTCGGCATCGGCCTGTTCATTTCAAGCGTCGCCCCATCGCAGCAGGTCGCAATGATGGCGGCGCTCGTTGCAACGATTCTGCCATCGATCATGCTGTCTGGTTTCATTTTCCCCATCTTCAGCATGCCCGCGCCGATAAGGATGCTCTCCTCCATCGTACCGGCAAAATATTACATGATCATAATCCGGGGTATTCTGCTCAAATCGAGCACATTTGACATTCTTAAAAACCAGGCGCTCTTTCTCGCCCTGCTCGGAACGTTCTTTTTACTGATCGCCACAGTGAGGTTCAAAACAAGGACAAATTCCTGA